The genomic interval TTAAAGTCAATTATCATTATGGTAACTCTTTGTCTGCTGATACACCATATAAATAGTGAAAAGTGACTAGATAACATCTATAGTTTTGGGGTTAGTGAAAATCATGTTGTATCTGTTGGTGGAAACATTATCATTCTTAGAtagaacctctgctttcattgaACTTAAAGTTTCAAGGAAAGAGGCACAAAGCACCCAagagaaaataagtaataatGTCATGGGCCACTTGTACTTTCATCCCTTCTTATATTCTCAACTATGTAGCAGGAacaaagtaataatgtctattgaTAACACCAGTGACTACACAGAAAGGCGAGTTCCTTGCTGTGAAGTGTTATAATACACATCAGACCTTCCCTGAGCCATCAGAAATTGGTGCTGACACAAACcctgtaggaagaaaaaaaagctaaGCTTGTTCTCTCTGCTTTCAGGTCATATACTTGGGAGTAGTACCTAGATTATCTTGCTGAGATATAGCTTATGCAAATGGGCCCACATATAGCTTCTTTCTTTGTCCCCACAGATACTCCGTTTGTCACTTAAAGTTGAAGCACTTGGCAGTTGAAGGACAACAGCTGACCAAGATCAAACCTTCCTGTTGTCTTTCCTGGGATACGACATGGAATTTTTATCCATACAGATAATACTAGTACTGTGGAATCTCCTAGATCTTATCACTCTAAGCAATATGGTCACTTGTGTAGAATCTGGACTGCCTGAAAATCTCTCTTTTATTCTGGGCTCTACTCAATGTTTATGGTCTtctaagtattcaataaatgggccaacaGAGTACTCCTAAATATGACTTATGTTGCCTCCAGAACTCAAAAGTGTCTGTAGGTTATAGAAAGTGCCATATTTGAtgacttgttttttttcattaaagaGTATGTGTAACATTCTCCAGATGACTCTACACTTTGAAACTCTTCACCAGTTAGAAGAGAGTTTATCCCTCTGCCTGTGGAGTACATATTTCTTATGAAAGCTTGCCCCCCTTTCTAGCTCAATAGGTCCAGTAATGTTTAGTAATCCAGTAATGATTTGACTCAATTTTCAGATGACCAATAGCCCATTGGATAATAATCCTCTGACTTAATATGAGAATTAATATGGCCTTGAGACAAGACTGTGAATGTGGACTGTTTTTCATCTCAAAAAACTACAAAGTACTTCTGATTCTTCTTACTAATGAGTGCTTAAAATAATGCATTCACCAAATCACTCATGACAACTACCAAGTATAGGCAACTCAGTTCTATGGTCAGAAACCAAGAAATGGCTAGTGGTGTCCTGTGGAAATGGTGAACACATTGTGAGGTGGACTTCGAAAAGTGATCTTTTTATCACCTGATCTTAATGCAGCAGCATCCACTCTCCAGTTTAACAGAGGACCATAAAAACAATCTGTGCTATCTGCTGCCTTCTTGGTTAAAGCTTTGTAATCAAAGCTTCTAAAAGATTTGAATATTTCTCTTTCCAAAGTGTGCAGTCATTCAGGTAAACAGACAAAGCTCTCTTTTggacaaaaactagaaaaaactTTGTTACTATCTATTCTTTCTGTGACACTGCAGGTCTTCCTTCACAAGTAACCTGCATCTCCATCAGTTGACACTCTGATTACTGGCTCAGGACTAGAAATTAAGTGAGGAAATAATTGTGATTTTTTCCATTGAATTAGTTAATGACATCTTTCAGCTCATCCACTCCTGATACAGAGCAAGCAGTCAATATTCATACTTGTTTGCATAGAACTTTTCCCATAATCAGTTTGTCATTAGCATAAACCATGTAGGTCAAAATTCCCTTATTGTCATTCCAACTTTACTGCTTGCTTCaataatttcatccatttttgtCTGACAAATTTTCTGCTAATTGCATCTCTAAGGGAATACAGTGTTTCTCTCCACCAATAAGCAGCTCATGCCAGTGGGCCAGCATCATCATATTATCAGAATCACATATGGTTGAAAAGTGTAGAAGAATTAAAATTGTTTACCGATATGGGAGAGTACACCTATGTGCACATATGGGTgaggtccctctaacctgggtgtgagGGTGTCTGTGTAAGAGAGAAGAGTGACAGACTTTAATGACTTCTGATACCAACTACTTGAAATTAGACCAAATTTCACAGGTTATAGCACATTCCTCTAAAAGACTGTTCTCATTCCAGGTATAAATGTGGGTTTCATGATCATAAATGATCATCCTCACCCATGAACATCTGGCTACAAATTTGGAGGTCTCTAAGCACACACTCAAGTGACTTACAGGACTGAAGAAAGTGATATACTTATGATTACAGTTTTATAACAGAAAAGAGTACCCAAAGTGGAGATACATCAAGTAAGCTCTGTGAGGGTCCCAAAAACACACCTCCTGTCTTGTTAAGGTACATTACCCTTCAGGCACATTGGTGTTCAAAACTATGGACAATACTGCCATCCAAGAAGCATGCCTGAACTTTAGTGTCAAGTATCTACTTAGGCTTTCTTACAGAGGCATAGTTGATTGAATTATTGACCATATACCTAAACTCAATCTCTAGCCTCGCTCCTACTCTCCTGAAGGTCAGTATACTATCACCATGATTCAAAGCCCCAAATCTCCAATGACACGGATAATCACTCAAGCATGGTCAGTCCCCATTCTAAGATATCCTGGGGCCTATGACAAATCATGACATGAGGATAAACAAGTATGATCCAGGTGGTCCATGTATAACCAAGACACTGCTGCCACTTGGGAAATTCCTAGGGTTTTAGAAGCTCTATACTAGGAAACAAAGACAAAACCAGACAAGTTCTTTATTATACATCAGGTACCTACTGTCatttttcccttctcctcctaCTTTATTTTAGTCTCCATTGATCTTAATTACCCTGGTAAGATGTACTTATGGGTGTGTTTATTATATTCTTCCACcacattaaaatttaatgtgGAAAATGAGTTGTGTAATTTGGTTCATTCATTCCTATGTTTGTTGAACTTACTACATTACATGATATAATGCATGCTCAAAATTcctgagagaaaaacagaaatcaaataaACAATCATTTATTATAGTAAAGTCATGGAAGTCTTAATGTAAAACAGATATAAGTCTCATtagtcccctaggtgctaatgacaatttttaaagagcttcctcccaaatattttcttcagagcCAACATCACTTCTTTATTCCTTAGGGTGTATATCAGTGGATTCAGCACTGGGGTGACTGCACTGTATATGATTGCGACTGTCTGGTCCTCACTCATagatgtggctgaagcaggacGAATATATGTAAAACCCACAGGTCCATAAAAGAGACACACCACCATAAAATGGGAGGCACAAGTGGACAGAGCCTTATGGAGTATCCTGCAGGACCTGTTCTTCAACACAAGGAAGCCAATGATGTAGAAGTAGGAGaggagaatgaggaagaaagCTCCCATGGATACGCTCCCTGTGACAATAGAAAGAATCCACTGGTTGAGTTCTGTGTTACCACAGGCCAGTTCCAGGAGGGGTTTcacatcacagaagaagtggTTGATTTTCAGAGAATGGCAGAAGTCCAGGCGTGCAGTCATGACGGAATGCGTCAGACCATTGAAGAAGCTAATGAACCAGGTCACAGCTGCCAACAGGACACACAGCTGCGGGTTCATGATGACAGTGTAGCGAAGTGGGTTGCAGATGGCCACAAAACGGTCAAAGGCCATCAGTGCCAGCAAGGTGGCCTCAGTACTTCCCAGAAAGTGGAAGAAGTGTAGCTGAGTGATACATCCTAGGAAAGATATGGCCCTGCGAGCGGAGAGCAGGTTCATAAGCACCTTGGGCAGTGTCACCGAAGAATAACAAATATCCAGACAAGAAAGGTTTCCCAAAAAGAAATACATAGGGGAGTGAAGTTTGGGTTCCAAAATCACAATCATTAATATCGCTCCATTTCCAACCAAGTTGATCAGGTAAATAATTAAGAACATCAAAAAGAAGACTGGCTTCAGCTCCTGAACACTGGTCAGACTGAGTAAAAGAAACTCATTCACTGTAGTGACATTCTCCATCACTCTGGggagcaaatgaaaaaaaaaaacttagctatttttttcctaatgcttAATTTTAAACTGTGGGGCTTAAGTTAAGCAAGTTTACTATTTGGATTAATCTAGGGGTGAACTACAGTATCAGTAATGTTTAAGAACAGCAAagggatgggatgtagctcagtggtagagcacttgcctagtatgccagAGATTCTGGCTTTcattcccagcactggaaaaaaaatagtaaagctAGTTTACATAAAACACAATTAAGGAAGGTCAACATAACTAGTACATCCATAAAATAACATTAGACTAATAGAAGCATCATATTATGAATAAATCAGGTATGGATAAAGggaactttttatatatataggaCCTGACCATAATCTCATGCATAACATTAGAATTAGAGTTTAGATAAGTTTTAAGCATACAAAGGAAATAGCTATTCAATTTGTGATTGCAGGTTCTAGCAGTAATATAGTCATAATTTAATAGGAATTTCTCCACTTCTAAGGTGCAAAACTTTCACAGGAGATAGATACATCCTTTCTGACAACTTTAAACCTTCAGTGAAGCTAAGGGACATAAAAGCCcacaaaattcaaatattctCTAAGTAGAGGGGGGGGGGCAGCAGAATTTGCATCATTAGCCATAAGATTGCAGCATGCCAATGAGGTCATGGGTGTAGTTGTGAGAGGTTCTAACAGTTGAAAAACTTTGAAAATGCCTCCAATTTTTTAACCAGAAGAAAGAGCCACACAATTAATGGAAAGTTCTATTGAGGGTGGAGAGGAACTGGCAAGAATAAGAAAAGGAATGGCATAAACacagagggaaatggagagaaaaggcaTGGAAAATACAACACCAAAGGAAACtgcattttgtaaaagaaaataatcaccCCTGACTCAACGGAGGAAAATGAAATCCTTGAACTAAGAATGGATGCTTCAAaatttaacaataacaacaaaagaatgaGTCAAATCCACAATCATAATAAGAAGTTTTACCATTTCTCTATACTTGAAGAATCAGCCAAAAGTTCAGTAAGGTGTAAAAATCTGAACAACAAAACTTACATGTTTGATTAACACAGGTAGAACTATGAATTCAACAAGAAAAGAATTCACATGATTGTCAAGCACACATTGAACAATATCAAACATAGGCTTTcttaaaaaagacaaatcttCAAAAAGCTTGAAAAGATTATACCATCAAACAATGTTATTTGACTATGatggaattagaaaataataataaaaagacatacATTTGATATATAACTTTTTAATATGGATGGTAACAAATAACAAGAGGAGAGAATAGAAGTTtagtggattagataaaggggaatgaagagaaggcagtagaatgaatctgacataactttcctatatacaaATATGAATACAGAACAGTGAATCTCCCCATTCTGTGCATCCACAAGACTgaaatcctaattaaaataagatatactctgtgtttgtataaatatatcaaaatatactctactgtatATCTTGAGcaaataaagtttataaaaatatcagattaaaaatatatacatttgaagTGAATGATATACTAATTATTCTGATTTgataattatataatgtatacatacatCAAAATATCAGAGTGTACCCCATAAACACAGTTAtcatgcactaattaaaaatgaaataaaatttaaattctatttttatttcaagaagctaaataaatgaatgagtgaatactaaaaataaacataaaagtacAATAGAAAAAATTCAATGCatctaaaacagttattttaaagTGATAAACTCAGTAAGATGAACATTGCCAAATTAAAAGGTAATATTATACACACTATCAGtgtcaaaaattaaaagatgtaaTTACAAGAAATTTTTACCAATGAATTTAACAGTTTGGGTGAAATTTGTGAATTACCTCAatccaaaaataatttataaaaaaaactctaggtaaaagaaacatttgaatattttgatAACCTGTTTGAAAAACTGaagttgttatttaaaatatttccaaaaaggaAACACCAAGTCCAAATTTTGCTGGTGAATTCTAATAAATAGGGAAGAAACTAACACAATCTACAAAAATtcctttaaacaaagaaaaagggagCCCTTCTGCATTTCCTCTACAAGGAAAGAGTAACTTTGACTAATACTTGAGAAAGAATGTACTAGGAAACAAAACCGTAGAATATTCTGATtcatgaatataaatgcaaaaatcttgaaatatatatatagatatgaaaatgaacaaaaccaattctaaaatatatatgcatatgaacaaatacacaaatgtatatatgaatatatactcaATATACAtactaataaaacagaaaatatatcacaaccaaatgaaatatatttcaggaTACAAGGCTaaattaatattcaaatattaataaacacAATAGTcatattagagaaagaaaagaacatcatAGTTGCTACTACACttcatgggttcaattcccaatcaTGATTTGAAAAAATAGTTCTTTACAAACTAGTAATACAAGAGGAATTACTTTACTTAATAaagagaaactataaaaccaCTAAAATAAAAGATCATATTCAATgtgtaaatatgaaaattttcatataaGGAATGAGACAGAAATTTGTTTCTATCACTTCAAATACTGTACTAGAAGTTCCAGTCAATGctataaagcaagaaaaaaaaataataatagacattaaaattataaaagaagaaataaaactatcattTTTATACATGATATTTCCATATAATTGGAATTTTGCTATAATATGAACATATTAAGCACTAATCAGTAATGTTTTCTATGgtagtaacaaaataaaaataaaatttaaatgatattttaatagcATTAAAAACAACACATGCAAGGAATTTATCTACAGAAATCTCTATAAGACCATTATACAGAAAACCATAAAACATCACTCTGAAAAACTaaagagtattaaaaaaaataaggattatATAAATGCaaggaataattttatatattcatgaaCAGattgaaagacaaaaaataatgaaaacttcaACTCTCCTAAAACTAATTTAGACAGTcaatataatttcaataaaaattccagaacatttaaaaaattttttaaaatgttgatgtgcctctattttattcatttatttatatgcagtgctgaccATCAAACcaagtacctcacacatgctaggcaagcgctccatcactgagccataatACTAGCccctggaaaatattttaaaaacaaaattggcaAGTAAATTCTAAAAGTTACATGGAAATGCAAAGGATAGAGAAGATCCAAAACAACCTTGTAGtaacaaaataaagctggggacTCACACCATCAGATATCAAGATCAATATCTAAAATAGAGTTATAGTAAGTAGGACATTGTGGACCTTGTGCAACGAttgacaaataaacaaatgacaatATAATAGGAAGTCCAAaagcaaagacacacacacacacacacacacacacattcatataatTTGTTACAAAAACACTGAAGTGACCAAAAGATGTTCTTTTTCATAAACAGTGCTGGGTCAATCAGAGAGTCTTATTGAAACAATAGCTCTAatgaatataatagaaaaaaatgatcagTGAAATATTAGTAAACAATGCAATGTACAAAATGAACTTATAGCTGGGCACattgacacatacctgtaatcacagcattTAAGAGATTGAAGCAGAAGAATTGGTTGGGCCCAGGAGTTTTCAGATCAACGtgtgaagcaaagcaaaaccctgtctcaaagtgtaaaaagaaacacacacacacacatacacacaggccaactctaatttattttagaatacagGGCTGGTTCAACAATTGAAAGTCAATCAGTGAAAACCATTATATTAGAAGAGAGTTAAAATTATATCAGTTGAGAcagaaaatcttttgaaaaattcaataCCCACtcattatacaaaaattaaaaaaaaacctctcagcaaactagaaatagaagaaaaatatgtgaaCTTGGCAAAAATTATCTATTAAAAATCTTCC from Ictidomys tridecemlineatus isolate mIctTri1 chromosome 8, mIctTri1.hap1, whole genome shotgun sequence carries:
- the LOC101963573 gene encoding olfactory receptor 12D3, which codes for MENVTTVNEFLLLSLTSVQELKPVFFLMFLIIYLINLVGNGAILMIVILEPKLHSPMYFFLGNLSCLDICYSSVTLPKVLMNLLSARRAISFLGCITQLHFFHFLGSTEATLLALMAFDRFVAICNPLRYTVIMNPQLCVLLAAVTWFISFFNGLTHSVMTARLDFCHSLKINHFFCDVKPLLELACGNTELNQWILSIVTGSVSMGAFFLILLSYFYIIGFLVLKNRSCRILHKALSTCASHFMVVCLFYGPVGFTYIRPASATSMSEDQTVAIIYSAVTPVLNPLIYTLRNKEMKT